The following proteins are co-located in the Spinactinospora alkalitolerans genome:
- a CDS encoding helix-turn-helix domain-containing protein has product MGRRVAWYRIRRGLSQEVLAGLVGRTADWLGKVENDRAALDRLSVIRSLADALGVSVLDLIGEAKSGGPPPEQDVGVSRLRSALTDYRSLVPLAPVVRQGGEPPDLLQIRHDVESVMDAYQRSSYKRMLRSLPDLLSRTHIAAREYEGQKLLVAERFLALTAQAAAMVLTKLGEVDLAWIAAERGLQAAQRSGDMAVIGSLLRSGVHSLHSYGQGPTSTEMAGQAAGYLRKEMDWSSPRMISVYGTLLLPGAIAAAREGDRGSARDYLEESEKAALRLGRDRNDLWTAFGQTNVAVHRAAVANALGDVDTAIDLGRRIDTSVLPTERQVRHALELASAYVKRNRIDSALGQILGAEKLSSEQIRRHVMSRQIVTAMLETKSGKRNPTLAALALRMRII; this is encoded by the coding sequence GTGGGACGGCGCGTTGCCTGGTATCGAATCCGGCGCGGCCTGTCCCAGGAGGTACTGGCAGGTTTGGTGGGTCGGACCGCAGACTGGCTCGGAAAGGTCGAGAACGACCGTGCCGCTTTGGACCGCCTGTCGGTCATCCGGTCCCTTGCCGACGCCCTCGGCGTTTCGGTCCTCGATCTGATCGGCGAGGCGAAATCCGGCGGCCCGCCGCCGGAGCAGGACGTGGGGGTGAGCCGGCTCCGTTCGGCTCTGACCGACTACCGCAGCCTTGTCCCGCTGGCCCCGGTGGTCCGACAGGGAGGTGAACCACCAGATCTTCTCCAAATCCGGCATGATGTCGAGTCTGTGATGGATGCCTACCAGCGCTCCAGCTACAAGCGGATGCTCCGTTCGCTGCCGGATCTTCTCTCACGTACTCATATCGCGGCTCGCGAGTATGAAGGGCAGAAGCTGCTTGTTGCGGAAAGGTTCCTGGCTTTGACCGCGCAGGCGGCGGCGATGGTCCTCACGAAGCTTGGAGAAGTCGACCTGGCATGGATCGCCGCCGAGCGCGGGCTTCAAGCCGCGCAGAGATCCGGGGACATGGCCGTCATAGGCTCACTGCTCAGGTCAGGCGTGCACTCGTTGCACTCCTACGGGCAGGGGCCGACGTCCACGGAGATGGCCGGCCAGGCCGCCGGTTACCTGCGGAAAGAAATGGATTGGTCATCTCCCCGGATGATCTCCGTATACGGAACGCTGCTGCTGCCGGGCGCCATCGCCGCAGCAAGGGAAGGCGACCGAGGCTCAGCCCGTGACTATCTGGAAGAGTCCGAGAAGGCGGCTCTTCGGTTGGGAAGAGACCGCAACGATCTGTGGACGGCTTTCGGCCAGACGAACGTCGCTGTTCACCGTGCAGCGGTGGCCAACGCACTCGGCGATGTCGACACCGCGATCGATCTTGGCCGAAGGATCGACACATCGGTTCTCCCCACCGAACGACAGGTGCGCCATGCCTTGGAGTTGGCCTCGGCTTACGTTAAACGCAACCGGATCGATTCGGCGCTCGGCCAGATCCTCGGAGCGGAGAAGTTGTCTTCCGAGCAGATCCGACGGCACGTGATGAGCCGTCAGATCGTCACAGCGATGTTGGAAACCAAGTCGGGAAAACGGAACCCTACTCTGGCGGCGCTCGCCCTGAGGATGAGGATCATCTGA
- a CDS encoding methionine adenosyltransferase has product MYMAISGGLGSVDTKKGFDVVERKGIGHPDSLADLIAEEFSRRYSLLGLKRFGAVPNHWVDKVALVGAESVVGFGRYSIEKSVSAYLFGKVTRSVGDERIPIDDLFREVAEDVLRTATRSPHILDHLRIRVENTAGIGADHPFSFYRPDSAADCSEKEHGRQANDTAFCSAYAPVDPLDALAIDLENHITDLAFTEVFPMVGTDVKVMIVRAGMVLDLTVCIPVHPDLTDSHRTYKDVMIRAREHLEVFVENHPVIQRHPWQTRVSLNTKDHGQGAYLAPFGTSLGKGDCGLVGRGNKANGVISANRGAGVEALAGKNPVHHTGKLYTLAAIRIANQIFADLGLPNETVLVSRNGDPLSKPSFVGVRLARQAGDQDRRGITDIVGSCLAELGRLSKRLLMTDPIERFRNPALILEG; this is encoded by the coding sequence ATGTATATGGCCATCAGCGGTGGATTGGGGTCCGTAGATACCAAAAAGGGATTTGATGTGGTGGAGCGTAAGGGAATCGGACATCCGGATTCTCTTGCCGACCTCATCGCGGAAGAGTTCTCCCGACGCTACTCGCTCCTTGGCCTGAAGCGGTTCGGGGCTGTTCCCAACCACTGGGTCGACAAGGTCGCCCTGGTCGGGGCTGAATCCGTCGTCGGTTTCGGTCGCTATTCGATCGAGAAATCGGTCAGCGCTTACCTGTTCGGTAAGGTGACACGCTCCGTCGGTGACGAGCGGATACCGATCGATGATCTGTTCCGTGAGGTTGCCGAAGATGTGCTTCGCACCGCGACCCGTAGTCCACACATCCTTGACCACCTGCGGATACGTGTGGAGAACACTGCGGGAATCGGTGCCGACCATCCGTTCTCCTTCTACCGTCCGGACAGTGCTGCGGACTGTTCGGAGAAGGAGCATGGCAGGCAAGCGAACGACACCGCATTCTGCAGTGCCTACGCTCCGGTTGATCCGCTGGACGCTCTGGCCATCGATCTGGAGAACCACATCACCGATCTCGCTTTCACTGAGGTGTTCCCGATGGTGGGAACGGATGTGAAGGTCATGATCGTCCGCGCGGGAATGGTCCTCGACCTGACGGTCTGTATCCCCGTCCACCCCGATCTGACCGACTCGCACCGAACCTACAAGGATGTGATGATCAGGGCTCGAGAGCATCTCGAAGTCTTCGTCGAGAACCACCCCGTCATCCAGCGACACCCGTGGCAGACGCGAGTCTCCCTCAACACCAAGGACCACGGTCAGGGCGCCTACCTAGCGCCGTTCGGCACATCCCTTGGCAAGGGCGACTGCGGACTCGTCGGACGGGGCAACAAGGCCAACGGTGTCATCTCCGCCAACCGCGGAGCCGGAGTCGAGGCACTCGCAGGAAAGAACCCCGTCCATCACACCGGCAAGCTCTACACGCTTGCCGCCATCCGGATCGCCAACCAGATCTTCGCCGACCTCGGCCTCCCCAACGAGACGGTCCTGGTCTCCCGCAACGGAGACCCCCTCTCAAAGCCCTCCTTCGTCGGCGTGCGCCTCGCCCGTCAAGCTGGCGACCAGGATCGGAGAGGCATCACCGACATCGTCGGGTCCTGTCTGGCCGAACTCGGACGCCTCTCCAAACGGCTTCTCATGACGGATCCGATCGAACGGTTCCGGAATCCGGCCCTAATTCTGGAGGGATGA